The following proteins are co-located in the Alcaligenes faecalis genome:
- a CDS encoding TrmH family RNA methyltransferase → MRLIESKDNALFKRVQRLAHDKRELDGGDQLIWLEGIHLCQMWLERRGLPELAVFEMDRHSDELLELARFLPGHSSVTFNATLMNAVSQVGQGQGIGFIVRVPRGQAWTVPTKRAILLDQVQDPGNVGTVLRTAVAVGLEAVYLTPGCASVWSQKVLRSAQGAHFSIQIHEQVDGVALLEKAALPVLVASLGPDTQDLYESSLPDQGIWVFGNEGQGVSPALLSKANQRLFIPQAPGVESLNVAIATALCLYEQRRQHSR, encoded by the coding sequence ATGAGGCTGATTGAATCCAAAGATAATGCACTGTTCAAACGAGTGCAGCGTCTGGCTCACGATAAACGCGAGCTGGACGGGGGTGATCAGTTGATTTGGTTGGAAGGCATTCATCTGTGCCAAATGTGGCTGGAACGCCGTGGCTTACCGGAATTGGCTGTTTTTGAGATGGACCGCCATTCGGATGAGCTGTTGGAACTGGCTCGCTTCTTGCCCGGCCATAGCAGCGTCACCTTCAATGCCACTTTGATGAATGCCGTCTCTCAGGTCGGTCAGGGGCAGGGCATCGGCTTTATTGTTCGCGTGCCTCGTGGGCAGGCCTGGACAGTTCCCACGAAACGGGCCATCTTGCTGGATCAGGTTCAGGATCCGGGCAATGTGGGGACGGTCTTGCGGACCGCAGTGGCAGTGGGTCTGGAAGCAGTGTATTTGACACCGGGCTGTGCCAGCGTTTGGTCGCAAAAAGTGCTGCGTAGCGCACAGGGTGCCCATTTCTCCATTCAAATCCATGAGCAGGTCGATGGCGTGGCGCTGCTTGAAAAAGCCGCCTTGCCGGTGTTGGTAGCTTCTTTGGGCCCGGATACCCAGGACTTGTACGAATCCAGCCTGCCGGATCAAGGGATTTGGGTGTTTGGCAATGAGGGGCAGGGTGTCAGTCCGGCCTTGCTGTCCAAGGCGAATCAACGCTTGTTTATCCCCCAGGCCCCTGGCGTCGAGTCCTTGAATGTAGCCATTGCCACCGCGCTGTGTCTGTACGAGCAACGTCGTCAGCACAGCCGTTAG